The following proteins are encoded in a genomic region of Arcobacter cloacae:
- a CDS encoding TonB-dependent receptor domain-containing protein → MKHKKFIKIIPLFLPALLLGEVTILDSIKIEEKTEKKTNSIEIDLEKIEQTQANSLFDLFKKDSSTQVGGAASNTQRIYLRGVESSNLNISLDGAKQGKNIFQHRGNELGVNPDLLKVVDVKTSPDASKGGALGGSIQMSTKDAQDFAKNDKTKGVILKTGYNTNSNTKLGSATAYQVIDKNFGIYTNISGVNNDNYKDGKNNEVYGTAYKDRDYLLKFSMLDVKEQDLKITINQNENSGDFQWGRLGSDTGIHDPNGSNPLEKIISTTTNYTIQHNYNPSNLINLDSDLNLTKVEVDRKTNKKKYENENIGLKVQNHFDFDISNTKNRVSIGTELQNEDTKGSFDPNTLDVAITKYAPTSSQNKALFIQNQTTINDLNIYYGLRFDDYEFETGLGKAKDNTFSPNIGFDYALTSNSLVYANYGKSSRMSGIIPFTWLTNIKKDTTYSKDLEAEKSARYEVGYKYTKQNTFVNDDYIGFDMNIFKTNIKDLIVSKDVRCVAGVCGSGEGGRTLQDIYNSSNEFESKGFEIKTIYNYDIFTTSLSYTKIDASDITDNSTGYIGVNEQSSIRRIGAYDSKKFVWNTGIELTNSLFVDYSLNAIKGIDNEFLKRAGYVTHDVSMKYKPSISSSWTYFAAVNNLTDKYYGSHSTIAATNNADSYRREMGRDFRISAKYEF, encoded by the coding sequence ATGAAACATAAAAAATTTATAAAAATAATACCTCTATTTTTACCTGCCCTACTTTTAGGTGAAGTTACTATTTTAGATAGTATAAAAATAGAAGAAAAAACTGAGAAAAAAACAAACTCTATAGAGATTGATTTAGAAAAAATAGAACAAACTCAAGCAAACTCTTTATTTGATTTATTTAAAAAAGATTCTTCTACTCAAGTTGGTGGAGCAGCTTCAAATACTCAAAGAATCTATTTAAGAGGAGTTGAAAGTTCAAATTTAAACATCTCTTTAGATGGGGCAAAACAGGGAAAAAATATCTTTCAACATAGAGGAAATGAATTAGGAGTTAATCCTGATTTACTAAAAGTCGTTGATGTAAAAACATCTCCTGATGCTTCAAAAGGTGGTGCTTTAGGTGGAAGTATTCAAATGAGTACAAAAGATGCACAAGATTTTGCAAAAAATGATAAAACAAAAGGTGTAATTTTAAAAACTGGATACAACACAAATAGTAATACAAAATTAGGAAGTGCAACTGCTTATCAAGTAATAGATAAAAACTTTGGAATTTACACAAATATTTCAGGGGTTAACAATGATAACTACAAAGATGGAAAAAACAATGAAGTTTATGGAACAGCCTACAAAGATAGAGATTATTTACTTAAATTTAGTATGTTGGATGTAAAAGAGCAAGATTTAAAAATCACAATAAATCAAAATGAAAATAGTGGAGATTTCCAATGGGGAAGATTGGGAAGTGATACAGGAATTCATGACCCAAATGGTTCTAATCCTTTAGAAAAAATTATCTCAACAACTACAAATTATACTATTCAACACAACTATAATCCAAGTAATTTAATCAATTTAGATAGTGATTTAAACTTAACAAAAGTAGAAGTAGATAGAAAAACAAATAAAAAAAAGTATGAAAATGAAAATATTGGTTTAAAAGTTCAAAATCACTTTGATTTTGATATTTCAAATACAAAAAATAGAGTTTCAATAGGAACTGAACTTCAAAATGAGGATACAAAGGGTAGCTTTGATCCAAATACTTTAGATGTAGCAATAACAAAATATGCTCCTACATCTTCACAAAACAAAGCTTTATTTATTCAAAATCAAACAACTATTAATGATTTAAATATCTATTATGGTTTAAGATTTGATGATTATGAGTTTGAAACAGGTCTTGGAAAAGCAAAAGATAACACTTTTTCACCGAATATTGGATTTGATTATGCATTAACATCTAACTCTTTAGTTTATGCAAACTATGGCAAAAGTAGCAGAATGAGTGGAATTATTCCATTTACTTGGCTTACAAATATAAAAAAAGATACAACTTACTCAAAAGATTTAGAGGCTGAAAAATCAGCAAGATATGAAGTTGGATATAAATATACAAAACAAAATACTTTTGTAAATGATGATTACATTGGATTTGATATGAATATCTTCAAAACAAATATAAAAGATTTAATTGTTTCAAAAGATGTAAGATGTGTAGCTGGTGTTTGTGGAAGTGGAGAGGGAGGAAGAACTCTTCAAGATATTTATAATAGTTCAAATGAATTTGAATCAAAAGGATTTGAGATAAAAACTATTTATAACTATGATATTTTTACAACAAGTTTATCTTATACAAAAATTGATGCAAGTGATATAACTGATAATTCAACTGGATATATTGGAGTAAATGAACAATCAAGTATTAGAAGAATTGGAGCTTATGATAGTAAAAAATTTGTTTGGAATACGGGAATTGAACTTACAAATAGTTTATTTGTAGATTATAGTTTAAACGCTATTAAAGGTATAGATAATGAATTTTTAAAAAGAGCTGGTTATGTAACTCATGATGTAAGTATGAAATATAAACCATCAATATCTTCTTCTTGGACATATTTTGCAGCTGTTAATAACTTAACAGATAAATACTATGGTAGTCACTCTACAATTGCAGCTACTAATAATGCTGATTCATATAGAAGAGAAATGGGTAGAGATTTTAGAATTAGTGCAAAATATGAGTTTTAA
- the serS gene encoding serine--tRNA ligase produces MIDIRLLQKDFEKVATALQKKGVDNELLNNLKSLANTTKQKRQEMEDVTASQNALSKEFGRYKKENLDVTELQENINNLKNKKQELEDEVRVLEEELTSIILGVPNMPDECVPVGADENENIILEVVGVKPTFNFEPKEHWDLNNGWLDFERGVKLAKSRFSAIKGEGARLERALINYMLDFNRERGFHEWYVPFMANSNTLQGTGQLPKFADDLFKIEGEDLYLIPTAEVSLTNLYNDEIIDVSELPLLLTSYTPCFRKEAGSAGRDTRGLIRQHQFDKVEMVAITSQEQSDEIFQKMVQTASDLLTSLGLAHQKVQLCTGDLGFSAAVTIDLEVWLPGQNKYREISSISNTRDFQARRAKIRYKEDKKNILAHTLNGSSLAVGRTLVAIMENYQNEDGSVRIPEVLKPYMK; encoded by the coding sequence ATGATAGATATAAGATTACTTCAAAAAGATTTTGAAAAAGTTGCAACAGCTTTACAAAAAAAAGGTGTTGATAACGAACTTTTAAATAACTTAAAATCTCTTGCAAATACAACAAAACAAAAAAGACAAGAGATGGAAGATGTTACAGCTTCTCAAAACGCACTTTCAAAAGAGTTTGGAAGATATAAAAAAGAGAACTTAGATGTGACAGAACTTCAAGAAAATATAAACAATCTAAAAAATAAAAAGCAAGAGTTAGAAGATGAGGTTAGAGTTTTAGAAGAAGAACTAACTTCAATTATTTTAGGTGTTCCAAATATGCCTGATGAGTGCGTTCCTGTTGGTGCTGATGAAAATGAAAATATTATTTTAGAAGTTGTGGGAGTTAAACCAACTTTTAATTTTGAACCAAAAGAACATTGGGATTTAAACAATGGTTGGTTAGATTTTGAAAGGGGTGTTAAATTAGCAAAATCTAGATTTTCTGCAATCAAAGGTGAAGGTGCTAGACTAGAGCGAGCACTTATAAACTATATGCTTGATTTTAATAGAGAGAGAGGTTTTCATGAGTGGTATGTTCCATTTATGGCAAACTCAAATACACTTCAAGGAACTGGACAACTTCCAAAATTTGCTGATGATTTATTTAAAATTGAAGGTGAAGATTTATATTTAATTCCAACTGCTGAGGTTAGTTTAACAAACCTTTACAATGATGAGATTATTGATGTTAGTGAATTACCACTATTACTTACATCTTATACTCCTTGTTTTAGAAAAGAAGCTGGAAGTGCAGGAAGAGATACAAGAGGATTAATTAGACAACATCAATTTGATAAAGTTGAAATGGTTGCTATTACTTCACAAGAACAATCAGATGAAATTTTCCAAAAAATGGTACAAACTGCAAGTGATTTATTGACTTCTTTAGGACTTGCTCATCAAAAAGTTCAACTTTGTACGGGAGATTTAGGATTTAGTGCAGCTGTAACTATTGACTTAGAAGTTTGGTTACCTGGACAAAATAAATATAGAGAAATTTCATCTATTTCAAATACAAGAGATTTTCAAGCAAGACGTGCAAAAATAAGATATAAAGAAGATAAGAAGAATATCTTAGCTCATACTTTAAATGGTTCAAGTTTAGCTGTTGGAAGAACTTTAGTTGCTATTATGGAAAATTATCAAAACGAAGATGGAAGTGTTAGAATTCCTGAAGTATTAAAACCTTATATGAAATAG
- a CDS encoding PAS domain-containing protein, whose product MEFLSGNFLCETIVPSGELIVSRTDLKGNITYANDTFTLISGYKIGELIGRPHNMVRHPDMPKIIFSKLWEDLKTKGSWSGVVKNLRKDEGFYWVYAEISGVYKNNELIEYKSIRTPISFEDKIKYQLYYDQLKKQNNEPTRKIIYN is encoded by the coding sequence ATGGAATTTCTAAGCGGAAACTTTTTATGTGAAACTATTGTTCCAAGTGGAGAATTAATAGTTTCAAGAACAGATTTAAAAGGAAATATCACCTATGCAAATGATACTTTTACTTTAATTTCAGGTTATAAAATAGGTGAATTAATAGGTCGTCCACACAATATGGTAAGACATCCTGATATGCCAAAAATAATTTTTTCTAAGCTTTGGGAAGATTTAAAAACAAAAGGTTCATGGAGTGGAGTTGTAAAAAATCTAAGAAAAGATGAAGGATTTTATTGGGTTTATGCGGAGATTTCAGGAGTTTATAAAAACAATGAACTTATTGAATACAAATCTATTAGAACACCTATTTCTTTCGAAGATAAAATAAAATATCAACTCTATTATGACCAACTAAAAAAACAGAACAATGAACCAACAAGAAAAATAATATACAACTAA
- a CDS encoding chaperone NapD gives MNISSIVIQTLPKHVEEVVESLKKSGVCDYHMHDEKGRIIITIEGNGVQEELKKLKVIEAIPHVITADMQMSYSEDELSSHMEVLQNADAVPKVLNDETIDVTNMVYNGDLKKKDLEGFAKTFDNTGK, from the coding sequence ATGAATATCTCAAGTATCGTAATACAAACTCTTCCAAAACATGTGGAAGAAGTAGTTGAATCTTTAAAAAAATCTGGTGTTTGTGATTATCATATGCATGATGAAAAAGGAAGAATAATCATAACAATAGAAGGAAATGGTGTTCAAGAAGAGTTAAAAAAACTAAAAGTAATTGAAGCTATTCCTCATGTAATAACTGCTGATATGCAAATGTCATATAGTGAAGATGAACTTAGTTCTCATATGGAAGTTTTACAAAATGCAGATGCTGTTCCAAAAGTTTTAAATGATGAAACTATCGATGTAACAAATATGGTTTACAATGGTGATTTAAAGAAAAAAGATTTAGAAGGTTTTGCTAAAACATTTGATAATACAGGAAAATAA
- a CDS encoding WD40 repeat domain-containing protein, giving the protein MKIFKMLFLSFIFLLNLKAYDLEPNYSLVASGGVTDLVLKNNLLYVATTASSVDIFDINTKIKTTSIKIPQIKDFMQDTIDSKIYSVDVLADNILILSQGEKGGRNIDIYNDGKLERIISDEDRLFIARAKFLDENHIIYALLSNQIYLYDIKNKKILNETQISQSKFSNFKLTKDKTKVLISDESGILTMIDTKTFELVKKFEGQNLDNVFQVDIKNEIILTAGQDRKAAIYSLNGKISYYKTFPFLIYSAGLSPSGKLAAVASDEENNVTIFEVDTKKELFKLKQNRATLTNILFINEKELFVTSDHEQINYYKIN; this is encoded by the coding sequence ATGAAAATTTTTAAAATGTTATTTTTATCTTTCATTTTTTTACTAAATCTAAAAGCTTATGATTTAGAACCAAACTATTCACTTGTTGCAAGTGGTGGAGTTACAGATTTAGTATTAAAAAATAATCTTCTTTATGTAGCAACAACCGCTTCAAGTGTAGATATTTTTGATATTAATACTAAAATTAAAACAACGTCTATAAAAATTCCACAAATAAAAGATTTTATGCAAGATACTATTGATTCTAAAATTTATAGTGTTGATGTTTTAGCTGATAATATTTTGATTCTTTCTCAAGGGGAAAAAGGAGGAAGAAATATTGATATTTATAATGATGGGAAATTAGAAAGAATAATTTCTGATGAAGATAGATTATTTATAGCCCGTGCAAAATTTTTAGATGAAAATCATATAATTTATGCCTTACTTTCAAATCAAATCTATCTTTATGATATAAAAAATAAAAAAATTTTAAATGAAACTCAAATATCTCAATCTAAATTTTCAAACTTCAAACTCACAAAAGATAAAACAAAAGTTTTAATAAGTGATGAAAGTGGTATTTTAACGATGATTGATACGAAAACTTTTGAATTAGTAAAAAAATTTGAAGGACAAAATCTTGATAATGTTTTTCAAGTTGATATAAAAAATGAGATTATATTAACAGCTGGACAAGATAGAAAAGCAGCAATTTATAGCTTAAATGGAAAGATATCTTATTATAAAACTTTCCCTTTTTTAATCTATAGTGCAGGATTAAGTCCAAGTGGAAAATTAGCAGCAGTTGCAAGTGATGAAGAAAATAATGTAACAATTTTTGAAGTTGATACAAAAAAAGAACTTTTTAAACTAAAACAAAATAGAGCAACTTTAACAAATATTTTATTTATAAATGAAAAAGAGTTGTTTGTTACAAGTGACCATGAACAAATAAACTATTATAAAATTAACTAA
- a CDS encoding ferredoxin-type protein NapF: protein MKRRELFGSLAFPFSKKEKQEKIIRPPYFENENSESLFLTNCIDCEGLCSTVCEENIIVIQEDNTPKLDFSISGCTYCDKCAEVCPKEVLKLENKKNIDIKLEIDVLSCLSWNQTMCFSCKDPCLDKAIDFLAMFRPSINNNCTSCGFCIKVCPTDAIKIIK from the coding sequence ATGAAAAGAAGAGAACTTTTTGGTTCTCTTGCTTTTCCTTTTTCAAAAAAAGAGAAGCAAGAGAAAATTATTAGACCTCCTTATTTTGAAAATGAAAATAGTGAGTCACTTTTTTTGACAAACTGTATAGATTGTGAAGGTTTGTGTAGTACTGTTTGTGAAGAAAATATAATAGTAATTCAAGAAGATAATACACCAAAATTAGATTTTTCAATTTCAGGATGTACATATTGCGATAAATGTGCAGAAGTTTGTCCAAAAGAAGTTTTAAAATTAGAAAATAAAAAAAATATTGATATCAAACTAGAAATAGATGTATTATCATGTTTATCATGGAATCAAACTATGTGTTTTTCATGTAAAGACCCATGTTTAGATAAGGCAATAGATTTTTTAGCTATGTTTAGACCAAGTATAAATAACAACTGTACTTCTTGTGGCTTTTGTATTAAAGTTTGTCCAACAGATGCTATAAAAATTATAAAATAA
- a CDS encoding nitrate reductase cytochrome c-type subunit, with the protein MKLGKLTLAVSLAASILIAANTKNIIDDESIGLRKVDLLSEEKVAPDETKYGTSQPMSGYKIDRAYQNAPPMIPHDVEGMLDITPQNNSCIGCHDVAVAESMGATPIPKSHYIDFRPKHKLEGEKFVKSTDNMKNEVSIKPIDTLANARFNCNACHAPQSTGELAVENTFQADFTNKDGKVKSNWHEVLTEDLDTLKKK; encoded by the coding sequence ATGAAGTTAGGTAAATTAACTTTAGCAGTATCATTAGCAGCATCAATTTTAATAGCTGCTAATACTAAAAATATTATTGATGATGAGTCAATTGGTTTAAGAAAAGTAGATTTGTTATCTGAAGAAAAAGTTGCTCCTGATGAGACAAAATATGGAACATCTCAACCAATGAGTGGATATAAAATAGATAGAGCATATCAAAATGCTCCACCTATGATTCCTCACGATGTTGAAGGGATGTTAGATATTACTCCTCAAAATAATTCGTGTATTGGTTGTCATGATGTGGCAGTTGCTGAGTCTATGGGAGCAACTCCTATTCCAAAATCACACTATATTGATTTTAGACCAAAACATAAACTTGAAGGTGAAAAGTTTGTAAAATCTACAGACAATATGAAAAATGAAGTTTCAATTAAACCTATTGATACTTTAGCAAATGCAAGATTCAATTGTAATGCTTGTCATGCTCCTCAAAGTACTGGAGAATTGGCTGTTGAAAATACTTTCCAAGCTGATTTTACAAATAAAGATGGAAAAGTAAAATCAAATTGGCATGAAGTTCTAACTGAAGATTTAGATACATTAAAGAAAAAATAA
- the napH gene encoding quinol dehydrogenase ferredoxin subunit NapH: MIKKYRFLIARRITQISIMVLYVIANVYGINFLMGNLSSSLLLNTIPLSDPYAVLQMFFAGAIISFDLLLGAFFILIFYMIIGGRAFCSWVCPVNIITDLSNYLRRKFGFNQIQKKQPASRNIRYWVIAISLIISFFMGVAAFELVSPVSMVHRGIIFGMGFTWATIVVIFLFDLFVLKNGWCGHICPLGGFYSLVGRFSLIRVHHNAPNCTACMKCKEVCPESQVLHMVTKTSMPVLSGECTNCGRCVEVCDDDALNFSIKNLIKERQNEVR, encoded by the coding sequence ATGATAAAAAAATATAGATTTTTAATAGCAAGAAGAATCACACAAATATCTATTATGGTTTTATATGTAATAGCAAATGTATATGGAATCAATTTTTTAATGGGGAATTTAAGTTCATCATTGCTTTTAAATACAATTCCATTAAGTGATCCATATGCTGTTTTACAAATGTTTTTTGCAGGTGCTATTATCTCTTTTGATTTGTTATTAGGAGCTTTTTTCATCTTGATTTTTTATATGATTATAGGTGGACGAGCTTTTTGTTCTTGGGTTTGTCCTGTAAATATTATTACAGATTTATCAAACTATTTAAGAAGAAAATTTGGATTTAATCAAATTCAAAAAAAACAACCAGCATCAAGAAATATTAGATATTGGGTAATTGCTATTAGTTTAATAATCTCTTTTTTCATGGGAGTTGCAGCCTTTGAATTAGTTTCTCCTGTATCTATGGTTCATAGAGGAATCATTTTTGGGATGGGCTTTACTTGGGCAACAATAGTTGTGATATTTCTTTTTGACTTATTTGTATTAAAAAATGGTTGGTGTGGACATATTTGTCCATTAGGTGGATTTTATTCACTAGTTGGAAGATTTAGTTTAATTAGAGTTCATCATAATGCACCTAATTGTACAGCGTGTATGAAATGTAAAGAGGTTTGTCCTGAAAGTCAAGTTTTACATATGGTTACAAAAACTTCTATGCCTGTATTAAGTGGTGAATGTACAAACTGTGGAAGATGTGTGGAAGTTTGTGATGATGATGCTCTTAATTTTTCAATAAAAAATTTAATTAAGGAAAGACAAAATGAAGTTAGGTAA
- the napG gene encoding ferredoxin-type protein NapG, with amino-acid sequence MKTEQNLPTNERRKFFLTIARATGLAILGGLTWSAYVDEVKASSLILRPPGALKEEDFLATCIKCGMCVEACPFDTLKLARPGDNKPLGTPFFIPREIPCYMCTDIPCVPVCPTDALNIKSVQDEEKKLDISKAQMGVAVIDDNSCIAFWGIQCDACYRACPLLGEAISIEYSKNERTGKHAFLKPVVHVDACTGCGLCEKACVTQKAAIFVLPRNIALGKVGDHYVQGWNKQDQKRVENATSNTTKTKISKDSAVDSLNNSKDMEDLLK; translated from the coding sequence ATGAAAACAGAACAAAACCTACCAACCAATGAAAGAAGAAAATTCTTTTTAACAATTGCAAGAGCAACTGGCTTAGCAATTCTTGGTGGTTTAACTTGGAGTGCTTATGTTGATGAAGTAAAAGCTAGTTCATTAATTTTAAGACCACCAGGTGCTTTAAAAGAAGAAGATTTTTTGGCAACTTGTATTAAGTGCGGTATGTGTGTTGAAGCTTGTCCTTTTGATACTTTAAAATTAGCGCGACCAGGAGATAATAAACCTCTTGGAACGCCATTTTTTATACCAAGGGAAATTCCTTGTTATATGTGTACAGATATACCATGTGTCCCTGTTTGTCCAACAGATGCACTAAATATAAAATCTGTACAAGATGAAGAAAAAAAATTAGATATCTCAAAAGCTCAAATGGGAGTAGCTGTTATAGATGATAATTCTTGTATCGCATTTTGGGGTATTCAATGTGATGCTTGTTATAGAGCTTGTCCACTTTTAGGTGAAGCAATTAGTATTGAGTATTCAAAAAATGAAAGAACAGGAAAACACGCCTTTTTAAAACCAGTTGTACATGTGGACGCTTGTACTGGTTGTGGATTATGTGAAAAAGCTTGTGTTACCCAAAAAGCAGCTATTTTTGTACTTCCTAGAAATATAGCTTTAGGAAAAGTGGGGGATCATTATGTTCAAGGTTGGAATAAACAAGACCAAAAAAGAGTAGAAAATGCCACAAGCAACACTACAAAAACAAAAATTAGTAAAGATAGTGCTGTTGATTCTTTAAATAACTCTAAAGATATGGAGGATTTATTAAAATGA
- the napA gene encoding nitrate reductase catalytic subunit NapA — MSLSRRDFLKSSAAASAAAAVGMTVPSSLQAQANQAEGGWRWDKAACRFCGTGCGIMLATKEGKIVAVKGDPAAPVNRGLNCIKGYFNAKIMYGADRLKQPLLRVNSKGEFDKKGDFAPVSWQRAFDEMEKHIRIALKEKGPEGIGVFASGQYTIMEGYAALKMMKAGFRSNAFDPNARHCMASAVTGFYQTFGIDEPSGCYDDIELTDTVVSWGSNMAEMHPILWSRVTDRKLSDPEKVKVINLSTYTHRTSDLADIEIIFTPNTDLAIWNYIAREIVYNHPESIDWDFVKEHIVFAASPVNIGYGMRRSDEKSIKDGKYTDLEMQTISKEMEKIVSETEAPALAPYGYKAGDKMVNKNTGLAHWEISFEEYKKSLEPYTLDYVAKISKGNPDEDIEEFKKKLQTLADLYIEKNRKVVSFWTMGMNQHTRGTWCNTLSYNVHFLLNKQAKPGSGAFSLTGQPSACGTAREVGTFTHRLPADMMVANPKDRAVTEKAWNIPAGTINPKGDQHIMKIHRDIEDGNIKFAWVNVCNPYQDTASATHWVKAAREMDNFIVTSDGYPGISAKVSDLILPSAMIYEKWGGYGNAERRTQLWRQQVIPVGDAMSDTWQWVELSKRFTVKDLWGEQSLLSTKGEVKLPNVIEAARAMGYNENTTMYEILFANKRAKSYKLDQKDPVQAGYDNTEGFGDSRNVLGSDGKPWKGYGFFIQKYLFEEYADFGRGHAHDLADFDTYHKVRGLKWPVVDGKETQWRFNTIYDPYAKKANPNSDFAFYGHIAKELAQGDLTGIKDQTKKALTNKAKIFARPYMDPPEIPDEQYPVWLSTGRVLEHWHSGTMTMRVPELYRAVPEALCYMHPEDAITYGVKQGSLCWVESRRGKVKARVETRGRNRPSRGLVFVPWFDEKVFINKVCADYTCPQSGQTDFKKCAVKIYQA, encoded by the coding sequence ATGTCGCTTTCAAGAAGAGACTTCCTAAAAAGTTCAGCAGCAGCAAGTGCAGCAGCAGCTGTTGGTATGACAGTACCATCAAGCTTACAAGCACAAGCAAACCAAGCTGAAGGTGGATGGAGATGGGACAAGGCAGCTTGTCGTTTCTGTGGAACTGGTTGTGGGATTATGCTAGCTACTAAAGAGGGAAAAATTGTCGCAGTAAAAGGTGACCCAGCAGCACCTGTTAATAGAGGACTTAATTGTATTAAAGGTTATTTTAACGCAAAAATTATGTATGGAGCGGATAGATTAAAACAACCTTTATTAAGAGTTAATTCAAAAGGTGAATTTGACAAAAAAGGTGATTTTGCACCTGTTTCTTGGCAAAGAGCTTTTGATGAGATGGAAAAACACATAAGAATTGCACTAAAAGAAAAAGGTCCAGAAGGAATTGGAGTTTTTGCTTCAGGTCAATATACAATCATGGAAGGTTATGCTGCTTTAAAAATGATGAAAGCAGGATTTAGATCAAATGCTTTTGACCCAAATGCAAGACATTGTATGGCAAGTGCAGTAACTGGTTTTTATCAAACTTTTGGAATAGATGAACCATCAGGTTGTTATGATGATATCGAATTAACTGATACGGTTGTTTCATGGGGTTCAAATATGGCAGAAATGCACCCTATTTTATGGTCAAGGGTAACTGATAGAAAATTGAGTGACCCAGAAAAAGTAAAAGTTATCAATCTTTCAACATATACACACAGAACTTCTGATTTAGCTGATATTGAAATCATTTTTACTCCAAATACTGACCTTGCAATTTGGAATTATATAGCAAGAGAAATTGTATATAATCACCCTGAATCAATTGATTGGGATTTTGTAAAAGAGCATATTGTATTTGCAGCAAGTCCAGTTAATATTGGTTATGGTATGAGAAGAAGTGATGAAAAATCTATCAAAGATGGAAAATATACAGATTTAGAGATGCAAACTATTTCTAAAGAGATGGAAAAGATTGTTTCTGAAACAGAAGCTCCTGCACTTGCTCCTTATGGATATAAAGCTGGTGATAAAATGGTAAATAAAAATACAGGATTAGCACACTGGGAAATCTCTTTTGAAGAGTATAAAAAATCATTAGAGCCTTATACACTTGATTATGTGGCAAAAATCTCAAAAGGAAATCCTGATGAAGATATTGAAGAGTTTAAGAAAAAACTTCAAACTTTAGCTGATTTATATATTGAAAAAAATAGAAAAGTTGTATCTTTTTGGACAATGGGAATGAATCAACATACACGTGGAACATGGTGTAATACTCTTTCATATAATGTTCACTTCTTATTAAATAAACAGGCAAAACCAGGAAGTGGTGCATTCTCTTTAACAGGACAGCCAAGTGCTTGTGGAACAGCAAGAGAAGTTGGAACATTTACACATAGACTTCCAGCTGATATGATGGTTGCAAATCCAAAAGATAGAGCAGTTACTGAAAAAGCTTGGAATATTCCTGCTGGAACTATAAATCCAAAAGGTGACCAACATATTATGAAAATTCATAGAGACATAGAAGATGGAAATATCAAATTTGCTTGGGTAAATGTTTGTAATCCATACCAAGATACAGCAAGTGCAACACACTGGGTAAAAGCTGCAAGGGAAATGGATAACTTCATCGTAACAAGTGACGGATACCCTGGAATTTCTGCAAAGGTATCTGACCTTATCTTACCATCTGCAATGATTTATGAAAAATGGGGTGGATATGGAAATGCTGAAAGAAGAACACAACTTTGGAGACAACAAGTAATTCCAGTTGGAGATGCAATGTCTGATACATGGCAATGGGTTGAACTTTCAAAAAGATTTACAGTAAAAGATTTATGGGGTGAACAATCACTTTTAAGTACAAAAGGTGAAGTAAAACTTCCAAATGTAATTGAAGCAGCTCGTGCTATGGGATATAATGAAAATACAACTATGTATGAAATTTTATTTGCAAACAAAAGAGCTAAATCTTATAAATTAGACCAAAAAGACCCTGTACAAGCTGGTTATGATAATACTGAAGGTTTTGGAGATTCAAGAAATGTGCTTGGAAGTGATGGTAAACCATGGAAAGGATATGGATTCTTTATTCAAAAATATCTATTTGAAGAGTATGCTGATTTTGGTAGAGGTCATGCTCACGATTTAGCTGATTTTGATACTTACCACAAAGTAAGAGGTTTAAAATGGCCAGTTGTTGATGGAAAAGAGACACAATGGAGATTTAATACAATTTATGACCCTTATGCTAAAAAAGCAAATCCAAATAGTGATTTTGCATTTTATGGTCATATTGCAAAAGAGTTAGCTCAAGGTGATTTAACTGGAATTAAAGACCAAACTAAAAAAGCTTTAACAAATAAAGCAAAAATATTTGCAAGACCATATATGGATCCTCCGGAAATTCCAGATGAGCAATATCCAGTTTGGTTAAGCACAGGAAGAGTTTTGGAGCATTGGCATAGTGGAACTATGACTATGAGAGTTCCTGAATTATATCGAGCAGTTCCTGAAGCACTTTGTTATATGCACCCTGAAGACGCAATTACTTATGGTGTAAAACAAGGTTCTTTATGTTGGGTTGAAAGTAGAAGAGGAAAAGTAAAAGCAAGAGTTGAAACAAGGGGAAGAAATAGACCAAGTCGAGGTTTAGTATTTGTTCCTTGGTTTGATGAAAAAGTATTTATCAACAAAGTTTGTGCAGATTATACTTGTCCTCAATCAGGTCAAACAGACTTTAAAAAATGTGCAGTAAAAATTTACCAAGCATAA